One genomic window of Ottowia oryzae includes the following:
- a CDS encoding DUF484 family protein: protein MTEPVTPITEADIAQFLVHTPDFFERNADLLAGVQLTSPHGGRTVSLQERQAEMLREKIKVLELRLMEMMRHGNENMLIGDKLQRWSRQLFLVARPVDLPAVLVSEIKSQFSVPQAALKLWDVAEVYANEPFAQGASEDIRSLASSLTVPYCGVNAGFDAVKWLDDPDNVASLSLIPLRNGATSPAFGMLVLASPDSQRYQAGMATDFLERIAELASASLSRVRDY from the coding sequence ATGACCGAGCCCGTCACCCCCATCACCGAAGCCGACATCGCCCAGTTTCTGGTGCACACCCCCGATTTCTTTGAGCGCAATGCCGATCTGCTGGCCGGCGTGCAGCTGACCAGCCCGCACGGCGGGCGCACCGTGAGCCTGCAGGAACGCCAGGCCGAGATGCTGCGCGAGAAGATCAAGGTGCTGGAGCTGCGCCTGATGGAAATGATGCGCCACGGCAACGAAAACATGCTGATCGGCGACAAGCTGCAGCGCTGGTCGCGCCAGCTGTTCCTGGTGGCGCGCCCGGTGGATTTGCCTGCCGTGTTGGTCAGCGAGATCAAGAGCCAGTTCAGCGTGCCGCAGGCGGCGCTGAAACTGTGGGACGTGGCCGAGGTGTACGCCAACGAGCCCTTCGCGCAGGGCGCCAGCGAGGACATCCGCAGCCTGGCTTCGTCGCTCACGGTGCCTTACTGCGGCGTGAACGCCGGTTTCGACGCCGTGAAATGGCTGGACGACCCGGACAACGTGGCCTCGCTGTCCCTCATCCCGCTGCGCAATGGTGCCACCAGCCCGGCCTTTGGCATGCTGGTGCTGGCCTCGCCCGACAGCCAGCGCTACCAGGCGGGCATGGCGACCGATTTTCTGGAGCGCATCGCCGAGCTGGCCAGCGCTTCGCTGTCGCGCGTGCGGGATTACTAG
- a CDS encoding CobW family GTP-binding protein, translating to MSLIPVTILTGFLGSGKTTLLKRVLTEAHGQKIAVIENEFGEENIDNDILVSDQQEQIIQMSNGCICCTIREDLRATLADLAAKKRKGELDFERVVIETTGVADPGPVAQTFFMDDEIAEAYLLDAVVTLVDAKHAPEQLNDRVEAQRQVGFADQIFISKADLVDAEALHALQHRLKHMNPRAPQRVVHFGEVPIKDVFDLRGFNLSAKLDIDPDFLKEEDEHDHDHGHDHHDHDHEHHGEHCGHPSHQHDHAHGHHHHHDDDVKSFVFRSDRALDPAKLEDFLGAIVNIYGPRMLRYKGVLWMQGTERKVIFQGVHQLMGSDLGPAWAEGEPRVSKMVFIGIDLPKDILVQGLQQCLV from the coding sequence ATGTCCCTCATCCCCGTCACCATCCTCACCGGCTTCCTCGGATCCGGCAAAACCACCTTGCTCAAGCGCGTGCTGACCGAGGCGCACGGGCAGAAGATTGCCGTGATCGAGAACGAATTCGGCGAAGAGAACATCGACAACGACATTCTCGTCAGCGACCAGCAAGAGCAGATCATCCAGATGAGCAACGGCTGCATCTGCTGCACCATCCGCGAAGATTTGCGCGCCACGCTGGCCGACCTGGCCGCCAAGAAACGCAAGGGTGAGCTGGATTTTGAGCGCGTGGTGATCGAAACCACCGGCGTGGCCGACCCTGGCCCGGTGGCGCAAACCTTCTTCATGGACGACGAGATCGCCGAGGCCTATCTGCTGGACGCCGTCGTCACCCTGGTGGACGCCAAGCACGCGCCCGAGCAGCTGAACGACCGCGTGGAGGCGCAGCGCCAGGTGGGCTTTGCCGACCAGATCTTCATCAGCAAGGCCGATCTGGTGGACGCCGAGGCGCTGCACGCGCTGCAGCACCGCCTCAAACACATGAACCCGCGCGCGCCGCAGCGCGTGGTGCACTTTGGCGAGGTGCCGATCAAGGACGTGTTCGACCTGCGCGGCTTCAACCTGAGCGCCAAGCTGGACATCGACCCGGACTTCCTCAAGGAAGAGGACGAGCACGACCACGATCATGGTCACGACCACCACGACCATGATCACGAGCACCATGGCGAGCACTGCGGCCACCCGTCGCACCAGCACGACCACGCGCACGGCCACCATCACCACCACGATGACGACGTCAAAAGCTTCGTCTTTCGCAGCGACCGCGCGCTGGACCCGGCCAAGCTGGAAGACTTCCTGGGCGCCATCGTCAACATCTACGGGCCGCGCATGCTGCGCTACAAGGGCGTGCTTTGGATGCAGGGCACCGAGCGCAAGGTCATCTTTCAGGGCGTGCATCAGCTGATGGGCAGCGACCTGGGTCCTGCGTGGGCCGAGGGCGAGCCCAGGGTGTCGAAAATGGTCTTCATCGGCATCGACCTGCCCAAGGACATCTTGGTGCAGGGTCTGCAGCAGTGCCTGGTGTAG
- a CDS encoding tyrosine recombinase XerC, translating into MSTAPSPSLSDADQALLARYLEHVRVEKRLAARTVTLYGLDLEKLTEFALQAAVPLTAVQNHHIRRWVAQMNAGGRSGRGIGLILSGWRGFYAWLGREGLISANPVQDVRAPKQPRPLPKALGVDEAMHLADHVDDDDDPWLEARDAAMVELLYGGGLRVGELVGLDVAPSDAAARAGRGWIDVQAGEVQVQGKGGKRRAVPLGRAAAEALGRWLAVRGQVGALAEANTSADAAKAARAGDAAKTDKAGDAALALFIGQRGTRLTAQSIWQRLRRRSLRAGLATPVHPHMLRHSFASHVLQSSGDLRAVQELLGHANIGTTQVYTRLDFQHLAKAYDAAHPRARKK; encoded by the coding sequence ATGTCTACCGCGCCTTCCCCTTCGCTTTCCGACGCCGATCAAGCGCTGCTGGCGCGCTACCTGGAGCACGTTCGCGTTGAAAAGCGCCTGGCCGCGCGCACGGTCACGCTGTACGGGCTCGATCTGGAAAAGCTGACCGAATTCGCGTTGCAGGCCGCCGTGCCGCTGACGGCGGTGCAAAACCACCACATCCGCCGCTGGGTGGCGCAAATGAACGCGGGCGGGCGCAGCGGGCGCGGCATTGGTTTGATCCTGTCGGGCTGGCGCGGCTTTTACGCCTGGCTGGGGCGCGAGGGGCTGATCAGCGCCAACCCCGTGCAGGACGTGCGCGCGCCCAAGCAGCCACGCCCTTTGCCCAAGGCGCTGGGCGTGGACGAGGCCATGCACCTGGCCGACCACGTCGACGATGACGACGACCCCTGGCTGGAGGCGCGCGACGCCGCCATGGTGGAGCTGCTGTACGGCGGCGGCCTGCGCGTGGGCGAGCTGGTCGGCCTGGACGTGGCGCCCAGCGACGCCGCTGCGCGCGCGGGGCGCGGCTGGATTGATGTTCAGGCGGGCGAAGTGCAGGTGCAGGGCAAGGGCGGCAAGCGCCGCGCGGTGCCCCTGGGCCGCGCCGCGGCCGAGGCGCTGGGCCGCTGGCTGGCTGTGCGCGGGCAGGTGGGCGCACTGGCAGAAGCGAACACGTCTGCTGACGCAGCCAAGGCGGCCAGGGCTGGCGATGCAGCCAAGACGGACAAGGCTGGCGATGCAGCCCTGGCGCTGTTCATCGGCCAGCGCGGCACGCGGCTGACGGCCCAATCCATCTGGCAACGCCTGCGCCGCCGCAGCCTGCGCGCGGGCCTGGCAACGCCGGTGCACCCGCACATGCTGCGCCACTCGTTCGCCAGCCACGTGCTGCAGTCCAGCGGCGACCTGCGCGCGGTGCAAGAGCTGCTGGGCCACGCCAACATCGGCACCACGCAGGTCTACACGCGGCTGGATTTTCAGCACCTGGCCAAGGCGTACGACGCGGCGCACCCCAGGGCGCGCAAGAAGTGA
- the dapF gene encoding diaminopimelate epimerase: protein MHIRFTKMQGAGNDFVVLDETRGPLGLTPAQYRWLGDRHFGIGADQILTVRPAPTPDVDFEYVIHNGADGGEVQHCGNGARCFVRYVRQHGLTHKSTVRVKVKNSILALTEGADGRVTVDMGAPVFDLARVPFNTDGLSPLPEGAWQVWPLPLEENQALAQVNTAQAAMVNVAVLSMGNPHAVQIVDDAESAPVAQQGPLIESHPAFPERVNAGFMQIVNRGQIRLRVYERAAGETLACGTGACAAVVAGIRLGLLDARVDVFTHGGVLTIEWAGGDADPVRMTGPAVTVFEGETEVPDLK from the coding sequence ATGCACATCCGCTTTACCAAGATGCAGGGCGCGGGCAACGACTTTGTCGTGCTTGACGAAACGCGCGGCCCGCTTGGGTTGACGCCAGCGCAGTACCGCTGGCTGGGCGACCGGCACTTTGGCATCGGCGCCGACCAGATCCTGACCGTGCGCCCCGCACCCACGCCCGACGTGGACTTTGAATACGTCATCCATAACGGCGCCGACGGCGGCGAAGTGCAGCACTGCGGCAATGGCGCGCGCTGCTTCGTGCGCTACGTGCGCCAGCACGGGCTGACCCACAAAAGCACCGTGCGCGTGAAGGTGAAGAACAGCATCCTGGCGCTGACCGAGGGCGCCGACGGCCGCGTGACGGTGGACATGGGTGCCCCCGTTTTCGACCTGGCGCGGGTGCCTTTCAACACCGACGGCCTGTCGCCGCTGCCAGAAGGCGCGTGGCAGGTCTGGCCGCTGCCTTTGGAAGAAAACCAGGCGCTTGCGCAGGTCAATACAGCGCAGGCAGCTATGGTTAATGTAGCGGTGCTGTCCATGGGCAACCCGCACGCCGTGCAGATCGTGGACGATGCCGAGAGCGCCCCGGTAGCGCAGCAGGGCCCGCTGATCGAGTCGCACCCCGCTTTTCCGGAGCGGGTGAACGCCGGGTTCATGCAGATCGTGAACCGCGGGCAGATCCGCCTGCGCGTGTACGAACGCGCTGCTGGCGAAACCCTGGCCTGCGGCACTGGCGCGTGCGCTGCCGTGGTCGCGGGCATTCGCCTGGGCCTGCTGGATGCGCGCGTGGACGTGTTCACCCACGGCGGCGTATTGACCATTGAATGGGCCGGCGGCGACGCCGACCCCGTGCGCATGACCGGCCCCGCCGTGACCGTGTTTGAAGGCGAAACCGAAGTACCTGACTTGAAATGA